GCTCCGCTTCTCGCCGTAGCGATACTCCTGGCTTCCGTGACGACACTGTTGGTTTTCGAGTCGTTTGTTCAGCACCCAGGTCTCTTCAGTAGCCTTTTACCCTTCTTGCCCTCTTGTTCTGCGTGCACAGCGTGAGAAATTTTTTTGTGGGCCACCATAGAATCTAACCGTTCCTAGTTTTCTAGCCCTTAGTAAGGTAGGTGTTTCACCCATTAAGTTGATGAGCATGGTGAGGGGCAGGCATATAAACAACTGCGGCATGGTGGGCAATGGATCAACAATCCTGGCCATTCCTGCTCTGCTAAGCACAACGATATTGCCCCAAACAGTCACACTATCAGTTTTCGGATCTATTCTATTCGTGGAGTCGTAGGTCAGAACTGGTGGAAGGTATTTCATCGGGCATACAATGGAGAGTTAAGACCTATTCCCCCGATGGGGGTAGTCCTATCCATGAATTAAACCGAGTTAGATCGCTGGGCCAGCTTTATCACCGAAGACTTATCCGACCCACCCCATTAGATTAGACTCACGCAAGCTACGGAGCTACTGTCTGGGAAGAGCAAAGTTTCCAGCAAAAAATCTCATAGCTCTAATGTGATGAGCTATGAGATCAAATTTTCTTAAACTAAATGGGCTTTAGTAGCGTCGGCCGCCACCAAAGTTGCCACCCCCACCTCTGTTTTCGCGGGGTTTTGCTTTATTGACTTTCAGGGTACGGCCCATCCACTCAGCACCATCTAGTTCTTCAATCGCCTTGGTTTCTTCGGCATCATCACTCATCTCGACAAAACCAAAACCTCTCATCCGACCTGTTTCACGGTCGGTGGGAAGCTTGGCGGACTTGACAGTTCCATATTCTGCAAAAACGGTGTTTAGGTCTTGCTCTGTAACGTCATAAGAGAGGTTACCAACATAAATCGACATGAATTAAGTCCCAAAATCAGTAGAGGTGTAGAGAATTGGATTTCGGTGCGTGGTCTTAAAAATTGAACTGGATAAAACCAAGCAATTCTGAAAACTAACGGGAAACCGATATTTATATCTCGCTGCCTATAGTAACCGATCCCCAAACTAGATGCTGAGTTAAGAAGCAATCTTTACAGTGATTTCGGTCTTCTTTAGAATTAAGCCCCTATTGTCGAGAGCTTTAGTGCTAGATCTGGTCAGTTAGCTTTTCCCCAGCTTCTACCCAACTTATTCACAAAATCATTCTAGTTTTCCACAGTAAATGGATTGTTTTCCACAGGCTAGAACGACAGATTAAGGGTTTGGGCCATTTCTGGGGAATATGCAAAAAAAAAATTATGACCTAATTCCATAGTGTGTATAGCTTTGAGTTCAATCAATGAGTTCAAAAAAACCGATTGACAATCACACTGGTAGACCGCAAGATAGGACTCCCAGCCTTAAGTGCTGCGCTCTATATTTCGCAAGCCATAGGGTCGAAGAAGGATCTCCGACTAAGACTTGTGTGACTAAAGAGGGCATCAGTTGTCATGCTTAATCGTCTGGTGCATCGACCATCACTACCGACCTCACTGTTGTTCAAGAGCGACCGAAATTTATGTCAACGACCGTTAGCATTCTGGCTGATATCCCTGAAGATCTCCATGACGCATTAATGAGTTATTTGGAAACCCATCCTGACTGGGATCAAGATCGGGTTATCTCAGCGGCACTATCGTTATTCCTCATGCAGTACGGTCAATCAGACCGCAAGACAGCTCGCATCTATCTTGATAGTTTGTTCAAAAAAGAACTTCCTACAGCCTGCTAATGGCTTGATATCCAAACCATCTCCCCAGCGAGTTAGCCCTGCAGACTGAAGATTTCATCCAAAGAGAAGCATCTTCATCGAGCAGAGAAGCTAATTTCGGATCGAGAACGTTTAGCACAACATATGTGAACTTAAGGGCAGCTCATAGCTTTTAGTGGTCCCTGAGATGAGCTAACTTCTAACTCAGCACAGATGATTGCGACAATACATAACGTTCTAAGGCGGCTTTTAGTTCTTCACTCCGAATTGGTTTACTCACATAATCTTGCATGCCAGCTTCTAAACACTTTTCTCGGTCTCCTTGCATGGCATTAGCTGTCAAAGCAATGATATGAGGCTGAGCTTCACGAGACCAAGTCTCTTGAATAGCTCGGGCTGCTGTCAGGCCATCCATTTCAGGCATTTGCAAATCCATCAACACCACATCGTAGGGTTGGCGATGGAGGGCTTCTAAAACTTCCTTGCCATTATTGGCCACATCCGCCTCGTATCCCAACTGCTTCAGAATAAGCAATGCAACTTTTTGATTAACCACCACATCTTCGGCTAACAGAAGGCGCAAAGTTTTTGAGTTGGCAATGGGTTGAGGGTGATCAGGCTCAGAATTAGGCGTATTCTCAGATTGCTTCGTGACTGCTCGGACCAATATGGCACTTAACTGTGCTTCTTGAATGGGTTTATTCAAAATGGCATAAAAAAGACTTTTGTCCATCGGGGTTG
The Acaryochloris marina S15 genome window above contains:
- a CDS encoding RNA-binding protein, producing the protein MSIYVGNLSYDVTEQDLNTVFAEYGTVKSAKLPTDRETGRMRGFGFVEMSDDAEETKAIEELDGAEWMGRTLKVNKAKPRENRGGGGNFGGGRRY
- a CDS encoding DUF2811 domain-containing protein, with the translated sequence MSTTVSILADIPEDLHDALMSYLETHPDWDQDRVISAALSLFLMQYGQSDRKTARIYLDSLFKKELPTAC